In Capsicum annuum cultivar UCD-10X-F1 chromosome 11, UCD10Xv1.1, whole genome shotgun sequence, one genomic interval encodes:
- the LOC124888842 gene encoding uncharacterized protein LOC124888842 yields MPVSVLEIEEKVAGLEVWECKGDIDVRRDKAVSCIVETARELLGISRGWTERAGWMKWRLVSGALYDRKVPLRLKGKFYRVEFRPTMLYGAECWPAKNIHIQKLKVAKIRILCLMCGLTRRNRVRNKIVRKKVGVALMEDKIWKGRLRWFGHVMRRGADIPVHRCERLALDGFRRSRGRPKKYWMGVIGHNMEQLYLTKDISLDRKVWSSRIRVEG; encoded by the exons ATGCCAGTTAGCGTGTTGGAGATAGAAGAGAAGGTGGCAGGGTTGGAGGTGTGGGAGTGTAAGGGGGACATAGATGTTAGAAGGGATAAGGCTGTTAGCTGCATCGTGGAGACTGCTAGAGAATTGTTGGGTATTTCAAGGGGATGGACAGAAAg AGctggttggatgaagtggaggctcgtaTCTGGAGCGTTGTATGATAGGAAGGTGCCCCTTaggcttaaaggcaaattctatagagttgaaTTCCGTCCAACCATGTTGTATGGTGCGGAGTGCTGGCCTGCCAAGAACattcatattcaaaaattgaaggtggcaaaAATAAGAATATTGTGCTTGATGTGTGGCCTTACAAGGAGGAATAGAGTTAGGAATAAGATTGTTCggaagaaggtgggagtggctttgaTGGAGGACAAGATATGgaaaggaaggctgagatggtttgggcatgtgatgaggaggggcgcggatATCCCAGTTCACAGGTGTGAGAGGTTAGccttggatggcttcaggaggagtagagggcggccgaagaaatactggatgGGAGTGATTGGACATAACATGGAGCAACTTTATCTTACCAAGGACATttccctagataggaaggtgtggagctcgcgaataagggtagaaggctaa